The window GGCGGGCTTCGGAATAGGCGTCGGCGGGGCCGACGCCGTAGGCGACGCGCTGGCCGACCTTGAAGCCGGCCACGCCCGGCCCGACGGCCTCGATCACGCCCGCCGCCTCCTGGCCGAGGCCGGAGGGCAGCGAGGGAAGCTTGTAGAGGCCGCTGCGCATGTAGGTGTCGACGAAGTTGAGGCCGACGGCGGTGTGACGCAGCCGGACCTGGCCGGGCCCGGGCTCGCCGACCGTGACGTCCTCCCACTTCAGGACCTCGGGGCCGCCGTACTCGTGGATGCGGAAGGCTTTGGTCATGATCGTCTCCCCAGCAAGGACAATGGCCGATGACGCCGGCCGGTCACGGAACGTGGGCGGCCTCCAGGACGAGGAGGACGCGCTTGGTGTCGGTGCCCTCGCCACCCGAATAGCCGGTCAGGCGGCCGCCGGCGCCGACGACGCGATGGCAGGGAACAATGATCGGGATGGGGTTGCGCCCGCAGGCGCCGCCGATGGCCCGGGCGGCCGAGCCGAGGGCGTTGGCGAGGTCGCCGTAGGTGCGGGTTTCGCCATAGGGAATGGTCGAGATGGCTCCCCACACGGCCCGCTGGAAGGCCGAGCCGGCGGGCGCCAGCGGCAGCGAAAAGTCGCGCAGCCGGCCGTCGAAGTAGGCGTCGAGCTGGCGGCGGGCCTCTTCGAGCAGCGGCGTTTCCTCGCCGGGCGGGGCGCGGCCGAATTCGACGGCGACGACGGCGGCCTCGTCCTCGAAGACCGTCAGGGGCCCGAGCGGGCTGCTGAGCGACAGGTACGGCATGGCGGCAGATTACAGGGCTGCAAGCTCCTGCCGCAAGATGCTGGCGTCGGTCTTGGGCAGGCCGCAGGTGGCGCCAGCGCACACATAGGCGGTCGGCCGCCCGTCGCGCAGGCCCTTGCCGGCCGCCGGGTGGCCCTCGGGAAGCGGCTCGGCGGGGTCGAGGGCGGCGATGGCGGCGGTGGCCGGTGCCGCCTCGCGGGCGGCTTTCAGCAGTTCGGCGCGGGCGGGATCGGTGGCGGAGCCGAGGACGACGATCTGCACCGGCGCCTCCAGGATTTCGGCCCCGATACACAGCGTCGGCATGCGGGCGTTGTGCTCGGGCGTCGCCGCCGAGAACAGCTTTACCAGGGCTTCGGCGCGTTCGCGGTAGGCGGTCCTGCCGGTCAGCAGGAACAGGCGGCCCAGGACTTCGACCATGGTGCCGTTGCCGGGCGGCACCGCGTGGTCGGCGATGGTCTTGGGCCGCGTGATGAGGTCGGCGGCGTCGTCGGCGGTCAGGAAATAGCCCCCCTCGGCCTTGTCCCAGTAGTGGCGATCGAGGGTTTCCGTCCACGCCTCGGCCAGGGTCAGGAAGGCCCCCTCCCCGGTCGCCTGGTGCAGGGCGAGCGCGGCGCGCGCCAGGTTGGCGTAGTCGTCCAGCACGGCGGCGTGCCGGGCCTGGCCGGCCCGCCAGGAATGAAGCAGACGATCCGGCGCCGCGGGGTCGGCCATATGACGGCCGACGAAGGCGAAGGCGGCCCGGGCGGCATGGATCCAGGCGGGATGGCCGAACACTGTTCCCGCGTTCGCCAGGGCGGCGATGGCAAGGCCGTTCCAGTCGGCCAGCACCTTGTCGTCCCAGGCCGGGGGCACCCGCTCGCGCCGCGCCGCCAGCAGCCGCGCGCGTGCGGCGCCGATGCGGGGATCGTCGGCGATGGCGGTGGCGGCGTGGCTGCGGTTGAGGATGGTGACCCCCTCCCAGTTGCCGGGGGCGGTAACGCCGTAGGCGGCCTTGAAGAGGGCGGAGTCCAGCCCGAGGATGGCGTCGATCTCGGCCTCGCTCCAGACGTAGTATTTGCCCTCGACGCCCTCGCTGTCGGCGTCGTAGGCGGAAGCGAAGGCGAATCTGCCGTCGTCGTCGTCGTCGACCCGCATGTCGCGGAGCAGCCAGTCGACGGTTTCGTGGGCGCGGACGGCATAGAGGGGCGAGCCGGTGGCCTGCCAGGCCTCGGCCAGCAGATCGAGAAGCTGGGCGTTGTCGTAGAGCATCTTTTCGAAGTGCGGGACCAGCCAGCGGGCGTCGGTCGAATAGCGGGCGAAGCCGCCCCCCAGGTGATCGTAGATGCCGCCCTGGCAGAGGGCGTCGAGCGTGGTGGTGACGGCGTCGCGAAAGGCGGCCTCGCCGGTGCGCCGATAGGCCCGCCACAGGAAGCGGAAGAAGCCGGGTTGCGGGAACTTGGGCGCGCCATGGGTGCCGCCGTGATGGGTGTCGACATCGGCCAATGCGGCGCGCGCCGCGGCGTCCAGCGCGGCGCGGCCAAGGCTGCCGCCGGCGGCCGGCTGGGCCAGGCGGGCGAGGCCGTCCCTGAGGGCGGCGACATTGTGCCGGATGGCATCGGCGTCCCGGGCGTGGACCTCGGCGACCCGGCGCAGGACGTCGGCAAAGGCCGGCCGGCCGTAGCGGGGCTGGTTGGGGAAATAGGTGCCGCCCCAGAAAGGCTCGCCCTCGGGGGTGAGGAACATGGTCAGCGGCCAGCCGCCCTGCTCGCCCATCAGGGCCAGCGCGGACTGGTAGATGAGGTCGATGTCGGGACGTTCCTCGCGGTCGACCTTGATGTTGACGAAAAGGGCGTTCATGACGGAGGCGGTTGAATCGTCTTCGAAACTTTCATGGGCCATGACATGGCACCAGTGGCAGGCGGCGTAACCGACCGACAACAGGATCGGACGGTTGAGCCGC of the Shumkonia mesophila genome contains:
- a CDS encoding methylated-DNA--[protein]-cysteine S-methyltransferase, which produces MPYLSLSSPLGPLTVFEDEAAVVAVEFGRAPPGEETPLLEEARRQLDAYFDGRLRDFSLPLAPAGSAFQRAVWGAISTIPYGETRTYGDLANALGSAARAIGGACGRNPIPIIVPCHRVVGAGGRLTGYSGGEGTDTKRVLLVLEAAHVP
- a CDS encoding thioredoxin domain-containing protein, encoding MNLWCAAAAVNLGFCCIAARVPQPTWGTPRREGPDDRMSQNLLSRETSPYLLQHKLNPVHWRAWGPEALAEAKRLNRPILLSVGYAACHWCHVMAHESFEDDSTASVMNALFVNIKVDREERPDIDLIYQSALALMGEQGGWPLTMFLTPEGEPFWGGTYFPNQPRYGRPAFADVLRRVAEVHARDADAIRHNVAALRDGLARLAQPAAGGSLGRAALDAAARAALADVDTHHGGTHGAPKFPQPGFFRFLWRAYRRTGEAAFRDAVTTTLDALCQGGIYDHLGGGFARYSTDARWLVPHFEKMLYDNAQLLDLLAEAWQATGSPLYAVRAHETVDWLLRDMRVDDDDDGRFAFASAYDADSEGVEGKYYVWSEAEIDAILGLDSALFKAAYGVTAPGNWEGVTILNRSHAATAIADDPRIGAARARLLAARRERVPPAWDDKVLADWNGLAIAALANAGTVFGHPAWIHAARAAFAFVGRHMADPAAPDRLLHSWRAGQARHAAVLDDYANLARAALALHQATGEGAFLTLAEAWTETLDRHYWDKAEGGYFLTADDAADLITRPKTIADHAVPPGNGTMVEVLGRLFLLTGRTAYRERAEALVKLFSAATPEHNARMPTLCIGAEILEAPVQIVVLGSATDPARAELLKAAREAAPATAAIAALDPAEPLPEGHPAAGKGLRDGRPTAYVCAGATCGLPKTDASILRQELAAL